One part of the Lysobacterales bacterium genome encodes these proteins:
- a CDS encoding acyl-CoA dehydrogenase: MSILLPFLALLVAGLAAAYFRTNLKTWAAVSVAALVFAVLLQASLIATFVAGLLFAAVAAPLLHTPTRRHKITAPLLKIYTRMLPQLSDTEKTALEAGTVGWEGELFSGLPKWKQLLAQPKPELTAEEQAFINGPCEEVCRMTNDWEVSHERADLPPQVWEYLKKHKFFGMIIPREYGGLGFSALAHSRVLQKLNSASATLGSTVAVPNSLGPAELLLHYGTDEQKNHYLPRLADGREIPCFALTGPSAGSDATSLPDYGIVCEGEWEGVKVVGVRLTFDKRYITLAPVASVVGLAFRLHDPDGLLGDQKDRGITLALIPRSTPGLEIGRRHFPLNVPFQNGPVRGRDVFLPLSALIGGEKMIGEGWRMLVECLSVGRAISLPSAGTAGVKMSALVTGAYARIRKQFGLPIGRFEGVEEALARIAGHAYAISALSESTAAAVDRGEKPSVPSAIAKYHATETYREVVKDAMDVHGGKGIILGPRNYLGRAWQGSPISITVEGANILTRSMMIFGQGAIRCHPWVLKEMQAAQHPDPTTRLKDFDRTLFGHIGFAISNAARSLILGLTGSRIGIVPGDAYTRRFYRRMNRYSANLALVADTSMLTLGGKLKFKESLSARLGDVLSLLYIGSAILKRYEDRDRPAGDQPLLAWAMFDINHRIELALSAALRNFPIRPVGWALWLLVFPWGRRAQAPSDRLGHRAAALLMTPSDTRDRLCEGVFTTPCENNPAGRVNAALPRVIAAEPVERKLVKAIKAGEITSLDADEQLNEARLKGVLSAEEANLLREVRVLIEDVIGVDDFDPADLESAALARRRGKGLDQAA, translated from the coding sequence CTGCAGGCAAGCCTCATCGCCACGTTCGTCGCCGGCCTGTTGTTTGCCGCTGTCGCCGCGCCCCTGCTGCACACCCCCACCCGACGCCACAAGATCACCGCACCGCTGCTGAAGATCTACACCAGGATGCTGCCGCAGCTCTCGGACACCGAGAAAACCGCGCTTGAGGCCGGCACCGTGGGCTGGGAAGGCGAGCTGTTCTCGGGCCTGCCCAAGTGGAAGCAGCTCCTGGCCCAGCCCAAGCCGGAACTCACGGCCGAGGAGCAGGCCTTCATCAACGGCCCTTGCGAAGAGGTGTGCCGGATGACCAACGACTGGGAGGTCAGCCACGAGCGCGCCGACCTGCCGCCGCAGGTCTGGGAGTATCTGAAGAAGCACAAGTTTTTCGGGATGATCATCCCGCGCGAGTACGGCGGCTTGGGCTTCTCGGCGCTGGCCCACTCGCGCGTGCTGCAGAAGCTCAACTCGGCCTCGGCCACGCTGGGTTCGACGGTCGCGGTGCCGAACTCGCTGGGCCCGGCCGAACTGCTGCTGCACTACGGCACCGACGAGCAGAAGAACCACTACCTGCCGCGCCTGGCTGACGGTCGCGAGATTCCCTGTTTCGCGCTGACCGGCCCGTCGGCAGGCTCCGACGCGACCTCCCTGCCCGACTACGGCATCGTCTGCGAGGGCGAATGGGAAGGCGTCAAGGTGGTCGGCGTGCGCCTCACCTTCGACAAGCGCTACATCACCCTGGCCCCGGTCGCGAGCGTGGTCGGCCTGGCCTTCCGCCTGCACGATCCGGATGGCCTGCTGGGCGATCAGAAGGACCGCGGTATCACCTTGGCGCTGATTCCGCGCAGCACACCCGGCCTTGAAATCGGACGCCGCCACTTCCCGCTCAATGTGCCCTTCCAGAACGGGCCAGTGCGGGGCCGCGACGTGTTCCTGCCGCTGTCGGCGCTGATCGGTGGCGAGAAGATGATCGGCGAAGGCTGGCGCATGCTGGTCGAGTGCCTGTCAGTGGGCCGCGCGATCTCCCTGCCCTCGGCCGGCACCGCTGGCGTCAAGATGAGCGCGCTGGTCACCGGCGCTTACGCGCGCATCCGCAAGCAGTTCGGGCTGCCGATCGGCCGCTTCGAAGGCGTCGAAGAAGCACTCGCGCGCATCGCCGGCCATGCCTATGCGATCAGCGCGCTGTCCGAATCGACCGCGGCCGCGGTCGATCGCGGCGAGAAGCCCTCGGTGCCCTCGGCCATCGCCAAATACCACGCCACCGAGACCTATCGCGAAGTGGTCAAGGACGCCATGGACGTGCATGGCGGCAAGGGCATCATCCTCGGCCCGCGCAACTACCTGGGCCGCGCCTGGCAGGGCTCGCCGATCTCGATCACGGTCGAGGGCGCCAACATCCTGACCCGCAGCATGATGATCTTCGGCCAGGGCGCGATCCGCTGCCATCCCTGGGTGTTGAAGGAGATGCAGGCCGCCCAGCACCCCGACCCGACGACGCGTCTGAAGGACTTCGACCGCACCCTGTTCGGCCACATCGGCTTTGCGATCTCCAATGCCGCACGCAGCCTGATTCTCGGCCTGACCGGCTCGCGCATCGGCATCGTCCCAGGCGACGCCTACACCCGCCGCTTCTATCGCCGCATGAACCGCTACTCGGCCAATTTGGCGCTGGTGGCCGACACCTCGATGCTCACCCTGGGCGGCAAGCTGAAGTTCAAGGAAAGCCTGTCGGCGCGCCTGGGTGACGTGCTCAGCCTGCTCTACATCGGCTCGGCCATTCTCAAGCGCTACGAGGATCGCGACCGCCCCGCCGGCGACCAGCCGCTGCTGGCCTGGGCGATGTTCGACATCAACCACCGCATCGAGCTGGCCCTGTCGGCGGCCTTGCGCAACTTCCCGATCCGACCGGTCGGCTGGGCGCTGTGGCTGCTGGTGTTCCCGTGGGGCCGCCGCGCGCAGGCGCCTTCCGATCGTCTCGGCCATCGCGCCGCTGCCCTGCTGATGACGCCCTCCGACACGCGCGACCGCCTCTGCGAAGGCGTGTTCACCACGCCCTGCGAGAACAATCCGGCGGGCCGCGTCAACGCTGCCTTGCCGCGCGTGATCGCCGCCGAGCCGGTCGAGCGCAAGCTGGTCAAGGCGATCAAGGCCGGCGAGATCACGTCGCTGGACGCCGACGAACAGCTCAACGAGGCGCGTCTCAAGGGTGTGCTGAGTGCGGAAGAGGCCAATCTGCTGCGCGAAGTGCGCGTGCTGATCGAGGACGTGATTGGCGTCGACGACTTCGACCCGGCCGATCTGGAGTCGGCGGCACTGGCGCGGCGCCGCGGCAAGGGTCTGGACCAGGCCGCCTGA